In Papaver somniferum cultivar HN1 chromosome 1, ASM357369v1, whole genome shotgun sequence, a genomic segment contains:
- the LOC113299903 gene encoding bidirectional sugar transporter SWEET2a-like, whose translation MISSTHSLFSDAAGVTGNLFAFVLFVSPIPTFSRIVRNRSTEQFSGLPYIYTLLNCLICLWYGLPHVSPGIILVATVNSVGAVFQLVYVILFIVYADKGKKMRMLGLLLAVFGAFVVIAYVSMTFFDSHTRQLFVGCLSVASLISMFASPLFVINLVIRTKSVEFMPFYLSLATFLMSISFLTYGVLKSDLFIYLPNGIGTVLGAIQLSLYAHYSRMSGDGSREPLIPSFA comes from the exons ATGATTTCTTCTACTCACTCACTTTTCAGCGATGCAGCTGGAGTCACAG GGAACCTATTTGCGTTCGTGTTGTTTGTATCTCCAAT ACCCACATTCAGTAGAATCGTGAGAAATCGTTCGACAGAACAGTTCTCGGGACTGCCCTACATATATACACTCTTGAACTGCTTGATCTGTCTCTGGTATGGATTGCCACATGTATCGCCTGGTATCATATTGGTGGCTACAGTTAATTCTGTAGGGGCAGTTTTTCAACTAGTCTATGTAATCCTCTTCATTGTATACGCGGATAAAGGGAAAAAG ATGAGAATGTTGGGACTGTTGCTTGCCGTTTTTGGTGCATTTGTGGTCATAGCGTATGTGAGCATGACGTTTTTCGACTCTCACACGCGACAGTTGTTTGTTGGATGCTTGAGTGTTGCTTCTCTCATATCCATGTTTGCTTCCCCACTATTTGTAATT AATTTGGTGATCCGGACAAAGAGTGTCGAGTTCATGCCTTTCTATCTTTCCCTTGCGACCTTCCTGATGAGCATCTCTTTCCTCACTTATGGGGTGTTGAAATCAGATCTATTCATTTAT TTGCCAAATGGGATAGGAACCGTTCTTGGGGCAATACAGCTGTCTCTTTATGCTCACTACAGCAGAATGTCTGGTGACGGCTCTAGAGAACCCTTGATACCGTCCTTTGCTTGA